From the genome of Bubalus bubalis isolate 160015118507 breed Murrah chromosome 2, NDDB_SH_1, whole genome shotgun sequence, one region includes:
- the LOC102393680 gene encoding BOLA class I histocompatibility antigen, alpha chain BL3-7 has translation MRVVRPRTLLLLLPGALILTETWAGSHSLRYFYTAVSRPGLGEPRFISVGYVDDTQFVRFDSDAPDPRIEPRSRWVEQEGPEYWDQETQRTKDTAQFFRVYLNTLRGYYNQSEAGSHTVQEMYGCDVGSDGGFLRGYDQLAYDGRDYIALNEDLRSWTAADTAAQVTKRNAEAAGDAARVRIYLEGKCVEWLRRYLETGNDTLLHANPPKTHVAHHPISDREVTLRCWALGFYPDEISLTWQRDGEDQTQDMELVETRPSGDGTFQKWAALVVPSGEEQRYTCRVQHEGLQEPLTLRWEPPQPSVPIMGIIVGLVLLMVTGAVVTGAVTWRKKHSGEKGQIYSQASSSDSDQGSDVSLMVPKV, from the exons ATGCGGGTCGTGCGGCCGAGAACCCTCCTTCTGCTGCTGCCGGGTGCGCTGATCCTCACTGAGACCTGGGCGG gctcCCACTCCCTGAGGTATTTCTACACCGCCGTGTCCCGGCCCGGCCTCGGGGAGCCCCGCTTCATCTCCGTCGGCTACGTGGACGACACGCAGTTCGTGCGGTTCGACAGCGACGCCCCGGATCCGAGGATAGAGCCGCGGTCGCGGTGGGTGGAGCAGGAGGGGCCCGAGTATTGGGATCAGGAAACCCAAAGAACTAAGGACACCGCACAATTTTTCCGAGTGTACCTGAACACCCTGCGCGGCTACTACAACCAGAGCGAGGCCG GGTCTCACACAGTCCAAGAGATGTACGGCTGCGACGTGGGGTCGGACGGAGGTTTCCTGCGCGGGTATGATCAGTTAGCTTACGACGGCAGAGATTACATCGCCCTGAACGAGGACCTGCGCTCTTGGACCGCGGCGGACACGGCGGCTCAGGTCACGAAGCGCAATGCTGAGGCGGCAGGTGATGCGGCGCGTGTGAGGATCTACCTGGAGGGCAAGTGCGTGGAGTGGCTCCGCAGATACCTGGAGACCGGGAATGACACGCTGCTGCACGCAA ACCCTCCAAAGACACATGTGGCCCATCACCCTATCTCTGACCGTGAGGTCACCTTGAggtgctgggccctgggcttCTATCCCGATGAGATCTCACTGACCTGGCAGCGTGACGGGGAGGACCAGACTCAGGACATGGAGCTTGTGGAGACCAGGCCTTCAGGGGATGGAACCTTCCAGAAGTGGGCAGCCCTGGTGGTGCcttctggagaagagcagagatacACGTGCCGTGTGCAGCACGAGGGGCTACAGGAGCCCCTCACCCTGAGATGGG aacctcctcagccttctgttCCCATCATGGGCATCATTGTTGGCCTGGTTCTCCTCATGGTCACTGGAGCTGTGGTAACTGGAGCTGTGACTTGGAGGAAGAAGCACTCAG GTGAAAAAGGACAGATCTACAGCCAGGCTTCAA GCAGTGACAGTGACCAGGGCTCTGACGTGTCTCTCATGGTTCCTAAAG TGTGA